One Drosophila virilis strain 15010-1051.87 chromosome 5, Dvir_AGI_RSII-ME, whole genome shotgun sequence DNA window includes the following coding sequences:
- the EMC8-9 gene encoding ER membrane protein complex subunit 8/9 homolog, which yields MSEYEFSETAYTKIIFHAAKYPHQAVNGLLLAEKKPKGSKVQITDAIPLFHQCLNVTPMAEIALIQIDAYAESEGLVIAGYYAAPENFYDNQIEKAPAAKIADKIQENFKNACFAVVDNKLVSLEHNRPALQVYGYSSESSRWSKAKYSLVQSSQTLEGVSLLLKRGAMRDVIDFDNHLDNPENDWTNQFLNQSLKDLQKLY from the exons ATGAGTGAATATGAGTTCTCCGAGACCGCATACACTAAAATAATATTCCATGCGGCCAAATACCCACACCAGGCTGTTAACGGCCTACTGCTGGCCGAGAAAAAGCCAAAAGGTTCTAAGGTCCAAATCACAGATGCAATCCCTCTATTCCACCAGTGCCTTAATGTCACGCCTATGGCAGAAATAGCACTAATCCAA ATTGATGCCTACGCTGAAAGTGAGGGGCTAGTTATAGCCGGCTACTATGCCGCGCCGGAGAACTTTTACGATAACCAAATCGAAAAGGCACCAGCTGCCAAAATTGCTGACAAGATACAGGAAAACTTTAAGAACGCATGCTTCGCAGTCGTTGACAACAAGCTGGTGTCCCTGGAGCACAATCGACCGGCGCTACAGGTGTACGGCTATTCGAGTGAATCCAGTCGCTGGTCAAAGGCCAAATATTCGCTGGTTCAGTCGTCACAAACTTTAGAAGGTGtgtcgctgctgctgaagAGAGGTGCCATGCGGGACGTTATCGATTTCGATAACCATCTGGATAATCCCGAGAATGACTGGACCAATCAGTTCTTAAATCAATCCCTGAAGGACCTGCAAAAGTTGTACTAA